One Bombus huntii isolate Logan2020A unplaced genomic scaffold, iyBomHunt1.1 ctg00000072.1, whole genome shotgun sequence DNA segment encodes these proteins:
- the LOC126876345 gene encoding survival motor neuron protein-like has translation MVMSIKKCYGNTQKVELSSLLESEGLQSQIAQQKKALEEKFNEENDETSNAYKHHFIPGPSFNSMTDIMPPAPPLPPQLMAKLPDNDTDALSSMLMSWYISGYMVYYTGYYHGLKQARNNQENRKNC, from the exons ATGGTTATGTCAATTAAGAAAT GCTATGGTAATACACAGAAAGTCGAGTTGAGTTCTCTTTTAGAATCAGAAGGTTTGCAAAGTCAAATAGCACAACAAAAGAAAGCTTTGGAAGAGAAATTCAATGAAGAGAACGATGAGACTT CAAATGCGTATAAACATCACTTCATACCGGGACCATCTTTCAATTCGATGACTGATATAATGCCACCTGCACCTCCTTTACCACCACAATTAATGGCCAA ATTACCAGATAATGATACAGACGCACTTTCAAGTATGTTGATGTCATGGTATATTAGtggttacatggtatattacacag gtTATTACCATGGTTTGAAACAAGCAAGAAACAATCAAGAGAACAGGAAGAACTGttga